A genomic region of Stenotrophomonas sp. NA06056 contains the following coding sequences:
- a CDS encoding peroxiredoxin: MNNGDTLDSTILSLPLALSGGAHATLGDYAGQWLVLYFYPKDSTPGCTTEGIDFNALLPDFRKAGAVVLGVSRDSVKSHDNFCAKQGFAFPLVSDADEALCTAFDVIKMKNMYGKQVRGIERSTFLISPDSRIVQSWRKVKVAGHADAVLAELKANQPK, translated from the coding sequence ATGAACAACGGCGATACCCTGGACAGCACCATCCTCTCCCTGCCGCTGGCCCTGTCCGGCGGCGCCCATGCCACCCTTGGCGATTACGCTGGCCAATGGCTGGTGCTGTACTTCTACCCCAAGGACAGCACCCCTGGCTGCACCACCGAAGGCATCGACTTCAACGCACTGCTGCCCGACTTCAGGAAGGCGGGTGCGGTCGTGCTTGGCGTCTCCCGCGACTCGGTGAAATCGCACGACAACTTCTGTGCCAAGCAGGGCTTTGCGTTCCCGCTGGTCAGTGATGCCGACGAAGCGCTGTGTACAGCCTTCGACGTCATCAAGATGAAGAACATGTACGGCAAGCAGGTACGTGGCATCGAGCGCAGCACCTTCCTGATTTCCCCCGACAGCCGCATCGTGCAGTCATGGCGCAAGGTCAAGGTCGCCGGCCATGCCGACGCCGTGCTTGCCGAACTGAAGGCCAATCAGCCCAAGTGA
- a CDS encoding PhoH family protein: MTRGKRIYVLDTNVLMHDPTALFKFEEHDVYLPMQVIEELDNGKKGTTEASRNARQVSRFLNELVQASGLDNLAEGIPLQRPQGLQLRGKQSVGLLRFQTSHFDAGKSFGKVIPDNAILGAILALKEETPEIPVVFVSKDINLRIKAAIAGIVSEDYENDRALDDFSLLYTGATELPEDFWKRHSEDLRSWSDKGRTHYEVLAQEGEEWYPNQYVYLPGEDEVELRVSRIVGDGKVVLSLVDDFRHGSHAVWGISARNREQNFALNALMDPEIDFVTLLGTAGTGKTLLALAAGLAQTMDQQRYREIIMTRATVSVGEDIGFLPGTEEEKMTPWMGALTDNLEVLTHNQEGGTWGRQATNDLLASRIKIRSMNFMRGRTFLSRYLILDEAQNLTPKQMKTLITRAGPGTKIVCLGNVEQIDTPYLTETTSGLTYAVDRFKNWPHSAHITLRRGERSRLADYASEVL, encoded by the coding sequence ATGACCCGAGGCAAGCGCATCTACGTGCTGGATACCAACGTGCTGATGCACGATCCCACCGCGCTGTTCAAATTCGAGGAACACGACGTCTACCTGCCGATGCAGGTGATCGAGGAGCTGGACAACGGCAAGAAGGGCACGACCGAGGCGAGCCGCAACGCCCGTCAGGTCAGCCGCTTCCTCAACGAGCTGGTACAGGCTTCGGGCCTGGACAACCTGGCCGAGGGCATTCCGCTGCAGCGGCCGCAGGGCCTGCAGCTGCGCGGCAAGCAGAGCGTGGGCCTGCTGCGCTTCCAGACCAGCCATTTCGACGCGGGCAAGAGCTTTGGCAAGGTCATCCCGGACAACGCCATCCTCGGCGCAATCCTGGCCCTGAAGGAAGAAACGCCGGAAATCCCGGTGGTGTTCGTTTCCAAGGACATCAACCTGCGGATCAAGGCGGCCATCGCCGGCATCGTTTCGGAAGACTACGAGAACGATCGTGCGCTGGACGATTTCAGCCTGCTCTACACCGGCGCCACCGAGCTGCCGGAAGACTTCTGGAAGCGCCACAGCGAGGATCTGCGCAGCTGGAGCGACAAGGGCCGCACCCACTACGAAGTCCTGGCCCAGGAGGGCGAAGAGTGGTACCCGAACCAGTACGTCTACCTGCCGGGTGAAGACGAAGTCGAGCTGCGCGTCAGCAGGATCGTCGGCGATGGCAAGGTGGTGTTGTCCCTGGTCGATGACTTCCGCCACGGCAGCCATGCCGTGTGGGGCATCAGTGCGCGCAACCGCGAGCAGAACTTCGCGCTCAACGCACTGATGGACCCGGAAATCGACTTCGTCACCCTGCTCGGTACCGCTGGTACCGGCAAGACCCTGCTGGCGCTGGCCGCCGGCCTGGCGCAGACGATGGACCAGCAGCGCTACCGCGAGATCATCATGACCCGCGCCACGGTCAGCGTCGGGGAGGACATCGGCTTCCTGCCCGGTACCGAGGAAGAGAAGATGACGCCGTGGATGGGCGCGTTGACCGACAACCTGGAAGTGCTGACGCACAACCAGGAGGGCGGCACCTGGGGCCGCCAGGCCACCAACGACCTGCTCGCCAGCCGCATCAAGATCCGTTCGATGAACTTCATGCGCGGCCGTACGTTCCTGTCGCGTTACCTGATCCTGGACGAGGCGCAGAACCTGACGCCCAAGCAGATGAAGACGCTCATCACCCGTGCCGGCCCCGGCACCAAGATCGTCTGCCTGGGCAACGTCGAACAGATCGACACCCCGTACCTGACCGAAACCACGTCAGGCCTTACCTACGCCGTGGACCGTTTCAAGAACTGGCCGCACAGCGCACACATCACGCTGCGTCGCGGTGAACGCTCGCGGCTGGCCGATTACGCGTCGGAGGTGTTGTGA
- a CDS encoding YoaK family protein: MGIRLPTWVWIGAVALSCVAGMVNVVGFLGFEHQAVSHMTGSTSQLGMALAQGDWRAVGHLWGLLIAFSLGAMVSGLLIQDSALQLGRRYGVALALESLLLLMAIPLFKQQQIWGALAAAMACGLQNAMATTFSGAVVRTTHLSGMFTDLGIGLGHLLRGLPLQVRRLTLSGLIISGFLAGGVIGAWLFVRWQYDALLAPALLTGLTGIVYVVYQQWARWRR; encoded by the coding sequence ATGGGAATCCGCCTGCCCACCTGGGTCTGGATTGGCGCGGTGGCGCTGTCGTGCGTGGCCGGCATGGTCAATGTGGTCGGCTTCCTGGGTTTTGAACACCAGGCGGTCAGCCATATGACCGGCAGCACCAGCCAGCTCGGCATGGCGCTGGCGCAGGGTGATTGGCGCGCGGTCGGCCATCTGTGGGGCCTGCTGATCGCGTTTTCGCTGGGCGCGATGGTCAGCGGGTTGCTGATCCAGGACAGCGCACTGCAACTCGGCCGCCGCTACGGCGTCGCGCTGGCGTTGGAATCGCTGTTGCTGCTGATGGCGATTCCGCTGTTCAAGCAGCAACAGATCTGGGGCGCACTGGCGGCTGCGATGGCCTGCGGACTGCAGAATGCGATGGCCACCACCTTCAGTGGCGCCGTCGTACGCACCACCCATCTCAGCGGCATGTTCACCGACCTCGGCATCGGCCTCGGCCACCTGCTGCGCGGTCTGCCGCTGCAGGTACGACGCCTGACCCTGAGCGGCCTGATCATCAGCGGCTTCCTGGCCGGCGGCGTCATCGGCGCATGGCTGTTCGTGCGCTGGCAATACGACGCCCTGCTCGCCCCTGCCCTGCTGACCGGACTGACCGGCATCGTCTACGTGGTGTACCAGCAATGGGCGCGCTGGCGGCGTTGA
- the thiD gene encoding bifunctional hydroxymethylpyrimidine kinase/phosphomethylpyrimidine kinase yields the protein MSPTTPVSALTIAGSDSGGGAGIQADLKAFAAHRVHGLSVIAALTAQNTRGVSAVHVPPVDFLRAQIEACFDDFDIHAVKLGMLANAEVIHAVADALERHRPPHVVLDPVMVATSGARLLEDSALQAMRERLLPLATLVTPNAPEAELLVGRSIANGNDAEQAAAALLDLGAGAVLLKGGHLHEGNRVVDRYFDGVSSEEFIHARLPLDAHGTGCTLASAIAAQLCNGLSLANACEAGIDYVARGLQQGYAPGRSEVLVLDHFGAAPQA from the coding sequence ATGAGCCCGACCACCCCCGTTTCCGCCCTGACCATCGCCGGCTCCGATTCCGGCGGCGGCGCCGGCATCCAGGCCGACCTGAAAGCCTTCGCCGCGCATCGCGTGCATGGCCTGTCGGTGATCGCCGCGCTGACCGCGCAGAACACCCGCGGCGTCAGCGCCGTGCACGTACCGCCGGTCGACTTCCTGCGCGCGCAGATCGAGGCCTGCTTCGACGACTTCGACATCCATGCAGTGAAGCTGGGCATGCTGGCCAACGCCGAGGTGATCCACGCCGTGGCCGATGCACTGGAACGCCATCGACCACCGCATGTGGTGCTGGACCCGGTGATGGTCGCCACCAGCGGCGCCCGCCTGCTGGAGGACAGCGCGCTGCAGGCAATGCGCGAACGGCTGCTGCCACTGGCCACCCTGGTCACCCCCAACGCGCCGGAAGCGGAGCTGCTGGTCGGCCGCAGCATCGCCAATGGCAACGACGCAGAGCAGGCCGCCGCCGCACTCCTTGATCTGGGTGCCGGCGCGGTGCTGCTGAAAGGCGGCCACCTGCATGAAGGCAACCGCGTGGTCGACCGTTACTTCGATGGCGTCAGCAGTGAAGAATTCATCCATGCGCGCCTGCCATTGGATGCGCACGGCACAGGCTGCACGCTGGCCTCGGCCATCGCCGCGCAGCTGTGCAACGGGCTGAGCCTGGCCAACGCCTGCGAAGCCGGCATCGACTACGTAGCGCGCGGCTTGCAGCAGGGCTACGCGCCCGGCCGCAGCGAGGTGCTGGTGCTCGACCACTTCGGCGCGGCACCGCAGGCATGA
- a CDS encoding alpha/beta fold hydrolase — MSDSPHVLAVDSGDGHRYEVIACVPAQPLARLLWLPALGVAARHYLPLAQALAARGVAVYLHEWRGNGSSSLRPSRAQDWGYKQILDHDLPASQTLLEDADAGQGALPWIIGGHSLGGQLACVHAGHQPQAFDRLWLAASGTPFWRTFPPPRGWLLPLIYRFLPWIARRQGVLHGRRLGFGGTEARGLIADWARVGLNNHYAAVGMDEDLEAQMSRVHGTAQAVLMENDWLAPIGSMQALLAKLPNVASQVRLLSAQELGTRADHFAWMKRPEAVAEAFFIQLGENFHKSVDVSRRHPHNSAPVAGRP, encoded by the coding sequence ATGAGCGATTCGCCGCACGTACTCGCCGTGGACAGCGGCGATGGCCACCGATACGAGGTCATCGCCTGCGTGCCAGCACAGCCACTGGCGCGGTTGTTGTGGCTGCCGGCGCTGGGCGTGGCCGCACGCCACTACCTTCCGCTGGCGCAGGCACTGGCCGCCAGGGGCGTGGCGGTCTACCTGCACGAATGGCGCGGCAATGGCAGCAGTTCGCTGCGCCCGTCACGCGCCCAGGATTGGGGCTACAAACAGATTCTCGACCACGACCTGCCGGCCAGCCAGACCCTGCTCGAAGACGCCGATGCGGGCCAGGGCGCTCTGCCATGGATCATCGGTGGTCACAGCCTGGGCGGCCAGCTGGCCTGCGTACACGCTGGGCACCAGCCGCAGGCGTTCGATCGATTGTGGCTGGCCGCCAGCGGCACCCCGTTCTGGCGTACGTTCCCACCACCACGCGGCTGGCTGCTGCCCCTGATCTATCGTTTCCTGCCATGGATCGCGCGACGCCAGGGCGTGTTGCACGGGCGTCGGCTGGGCTTCGGCGGCACCGAGGCACGTGGGTTGATCGCCGACTGGGCACGTGTAGGACTGAACAATCACTACGCCGCCGTCGGCATGGACGAGGATCTGGAAGCGCAGATGTCGCGCGTGCATGGCACTGCACAGGCGGTGCTGATGGAAAACGATTGGCTGGCGCCCATCGGCTCGATGCAGGCGCTGCTGGCCAAACTGCCGAATGTCGCCTCACAGGTCCGCTTGCTTTCTGCGCAGGAGCTGGGTACGCGAGCCGACCACTTCGCCTGGATGAAACGTCCGGAGGCTGTTGCAGAGGCGTTTTTCATTCAGTTGGGTGAAAATTTTCACAAAAGCGTTGACGTCTCGCGCCGACATCCGCATAATTCCGCTCCTGTCGCAGGGCGCCCGTAG
- a CDS encoding LysR family transcriptional regulator, with translation MLKLSLDALQILDAIDRRGSFAGAGKALHKVPSTISYTVAKLEEDLGVQLFDRIGPRAEPTEAGRALLEEGRHLLRAARELELRVRRVASGWEAELTLAVDSVFPTWLLGPDIAAFREVAAPTRLRLFGEALSGTWEALLDRRADLLVGAPGEGPSGGGYVVEPLGSVGFVFAVAPGHPLATVPGVLGREQLAPYCAIAVSDSARRLLPRTVGLLMGQETLTVPDMASKLKLQCQGLGFGFLPEPCARAAVARGQLVIREVEEHKPEETFWLAWRTGEDGAALRWWRERLRRPELLAQWWQAMAEG, from the coding sequence ATGCTCAAGCTCAGCCTCGATGCCCTGCAGATCCTGGACGCGATCGACCGGCGTGGTTCCTTCGCCGGCGCCGGCAAGGCCCTGCACAAGGTGCCCTCGACCATTTCCTACACCGTGGCCAAGCTGGAAGAGGACCTTGGGGTGCAGCTGTTCGACCGGATCGGCCCGCGGGCGGAGCCGACCGAGGCTGGGCGCGCGTTGCTGGAGGAGGGCAGGCACCTGCTGCGTGCGGCACGGGAGCTTGAACTGCGGGTACGGCGGGTAGCCTCGGGCTGGGAGGCTGAATTGACCCTGGCGGTGGATTCGGTGTTCCCGACTTGGCTGCTGGGGCCGGATATTGCTGCCTTCCGCGAGGTGGCGGCGCCAACCCGATTGCGCCTGTTTGGCGAGGCGTTGTCCGGTACTTGGGAAGCGCTGCTGGACCGGCGTGCCGATCTGCTGGTCGGGGCACCGGGCGAGGGCCCCAGTGGTGGTGGCTACGTGGTCGAGCCGCTGGGCAGCGTGGGTTTCGTGTTTGCGGTGGCGCCGGGACACCCGTTGGCGACGGTTCCGGGTGTGCTGGGCCGCGAACAGCTGGCTCCGTATTGCGCGATCGCGGTATCCGATTCGGCGCGGCGGCTGCTGCCACGCACCGTGGGCCTGTTGATGGGCCAGGAGACGTTGACCGTGCCGGACATGGCCAGCAAGTTGAAGCTGCAGTGCCAGGGACTGGGATTCGGTTTCCTGCCCGAGCCCTGCGCACGCGCGGCGGTGGCACGGGGCCAGCTGGTGATCCGCGAGGTCGAGGAGCACAAGCCGGAGGAGACTTTCTGGTTGGCCTGGCGCACTGGCGAAGATGGCGCGGCCCTGCGTTGGTGGCGCGAGCGCCTGCGACGGCCGGAGCTGCTGGCGCAATGGTGGCAGGCGATGGCAGAGGGGTAG
- a CDS encoding pirin family protein, which produces MLQIRKSATRGLAEHGWLSSRHTFSFASYYDPRYVSFGPLRVINEDKVIGGQGFGTHSHSNMEIVSYVLGGALEHKDSMGTGSVLRYGDVQRMSAGSGVSHSEFNHSATDPVHFLQIWLFPQTENITPSYEETHFTPESKRGQLRLIASPDGADGSLHIHQDARIFATILDGEQKLHHALATGRGAYVQVARGQLQVNGITLEAGDALQVSDEAQLTLENGNDAEVLVFDLPL; this is translated from the coding sequence ATGCTGCAGATCCGCAAGAGCGCTACCCGTGGCCTGGCCGAGCATGGCTGGCTGTCCTCGCGCCATACCTTTTCGTTCGCCAGCTACTACGACCCCCGCTATGTGAGCTTCGGCCCGCTGCGGGTCATCAACGAGGACAAGGTGATCGGCGGCCAGGGTTTCGGCACCCACAGCCACAGCAACATGGAAATCGTCTCCTACGTGTTGGGTGGCGCCCTGGAACACAAGGACTCGATGGGCACCGGTTCGGTACTGCGCTACGGCGACGTGCAGCGCATGAGCGCCGGCAGCGGCGTCAGCCACAGCGAGTTCAACCACTCGGCCACCGATCCGGTGCATTTCCTGCAGATCTGGCTCTTCCCGCAGACCGAGAACATCACGCCGTCGTATGAGGAGACCCACTTCACGCCGGAGAGCAAGCGCGGCCAGCTGCGCCTGATCGCCTCGCCCGATGGCGCCGATGGCTCACTGCACATCCATCAGGATGCGCGCATCTTCGCCACCATCCTCGATGGCGAGCAGAAGCTGCATCACGCCCTGGCTACCGGCCGTGGCGCGTATGTGCAGGTGGCGCGTGGCCAGCTGCAGGTCAACGGCATCACCCTGGAAGCGGGTGACGCACTGCAGGTCAGCGACGAGGCACAGCTGACCCTGGAGAACGGCAACGACGCCGAAGTGCTGGTGTTCGACCTGCCGCTGTAA
- a CDS encoding TonB-dependent siderophore receptor, whose product MSSVPVRFSVLSLRRRPLANALAHGLLLTSLAAAGTASAQSAPVEGEGKAPSQTLQTVQVTANQLGTITEGSGAYTPGTIATATRLVLTPRQTPQTISVITRAQMDDFGLDGIDDVMRVTPGISIVTYDSERTEYYARGFAVQNFQYDGIPMSRDSAYSAGNTLSDTAIYDRIEVLKGATGLLTGMGDPGATINLVRKKPGKEFAGSATLGVGRWDDYRAEVDVGGPLTADGRVRGRAVGAWQDKHSNLDFYQRTSKVGYAVLEADLGERTLLTVGGDVLESDPKGSTWGGIPLLDSQGNFNDMPRSFNNGTHWSGWRQYVRTGFATLEHTFDNDWVAKLQLNHQVNGYDAALAGAAGGNPDPVTGEGVSLWLGKYVGKTVSNAADFYVSGKFGLLGREHELVVGGSASRKRWTNTGYSPQPGYPTAVADYNSWKGDIPEPEWQRGYGNNEVTRENGLYVVGRFDIADPLKVIVGSRLASYRSPQTRETGVFVPYAGVVYDLGEHYSVYASYSTIFKPQGERDEQGKALDPLEGRSYEMGLKAEFFDGRFNASAALFQLDQDNFAQPTGGKTPTGDIAYQGLMGVRTKGYELELSGQLAEGWQVQGGFAHKIARQAGSKVSTLEPENQFSLHTSYRLRGDWQGLTVGGGARWQDSTFGNITNPANGASVVHRTQPYWLLDAMARYQFNDRLSATVNVNNLLDKRYYTIFSWYSTYTWGEPRNVRLSLNYRF is encoded by the coding sequence GTGTCGTCTGTGCCTGTCCGTTTTTCCGTGCTCTCACTGCGTCGCCGCCCGTTGGCGAACGCCCTTGCCCATGGTCTTCTGCTGACCTCGCTGGCCGCTGCCGGCACGGCCTCGGCCCAATCCGCGCCGGTCGAAGGAGAAGGCAAGGCGCCCTCGCAGACGCTGCAGACCGTGCAGGTCACCGCCAACCAGCTGGGCACCATCACCGAGGGCAGCGGCGCCTACACGCCGGGCACCATCGCCACCGCCACACGCCTGGTACTGACGCCACGGCAGACCCCGCAGACCATCAGCGTGATCACCCGGGCGCAGATGGACGACTTCGGCCTGGACGGCATCGATGACGTGATGCGGGTGACCCCGGGCATCAGCATCGTCACCTACGACAGTGAGCGTACCGAGTATTACGCACGTGGTTTTGCCGTGCAGAACTTCCAGTACGACGGCATTCCGATGTCGCGCGACTCGGCTTACTCGGCCGGCAATACACTCAGCGATACCGCGATCTATGACCGCATCGAAGTGCTCAAGGGCGCTACAGGTCTGCTGACCGGCATGGGCGATCCCGGCGCGACGATCAACCTGGTGCGCAAGAAGCCGGGCAAGGAATTTGCCGGCAGTGCGACGCTCGGCGTCGGCCGCTGGGATGACTACCGTGCCGAAGTCGATGTCGGCGGCCCGCTGACTGCCGATGGCCGCGTGCGCGGGCGCGCGGTAGGTGCCTGGCAGGACAAGCATTCCAATCTGGATTTCTACCAGCGCACCAGCAAGGTCGGCTACGCCGTGCTGGAAGCCGATCTGGGTGAGCGCACGCTGCTGACAGTCGGTGGCGACGTGCTGGAGAGCGATCCCAAGGGTTCCACCTGGGGCGGTATTCCGTTGCTGGACAGCCAGGGCAATTTCAATGACATGCCGCGCTCGTTCAACAACGGCACCCATTGGAGTGGCTGGCGCCAGTACGTGCGTACCGGCTTTGCCACGCTGGAACACACCTTCGACAACGACTGGGTGGCCAAGCTGCAGCTCAACCACCAGGTCAACGGCTACGACGCAGCACTGGCGGGTGCGGCCGGTGGCAATCCCGATCCGGTCACCGGCGAAGGCGTGTCATTGTGGCTGGGCAAATACGTCGGCAAGACCGTCAGCAACGCTGCCGACTTCTACGTGAGCGGCAAGTTCGGCCTGCTCGGCCGGGAGCATGAACTGGTGGTCGGCGGCAGCGCGTCGCGCAAGCGCTGGACCAACACCGGCTATTCGCCCCAGCCCGGATACCCGACCGCCGTTGCTGACTACAACAGCTGGAAGGGGGACATTCCGGAGCCGGAATGGCAGCGCGGTTATGGCAACAATGAAGTGACCCGCGAGAACGGACTGTACGTGGTCGGCCGCTTCGACATTGCCGACCCGTTGAAGGTGATCGTTGGCAGTCGCCTTGCCAGTTACCGTTCGCCGCAGACGCGCGAGACCGGCGTGTTCGTACCGTATGCCGGCGTGGTCTACGACCTCGGCGAGCACTATTCGGTGTATGCCAGCTACAGCACCATCTTCAAGCCGCAAGGTGAGCGCGACGAACAGGGCAAGGCACTGGATCCGCTGGAAGGCCGCAGTTATGAAATGGGTCTGAAGGCAGAGTTCTTCGATGGCCGCTTCAATGCCAGCGCGGCATTGTTCCAGCTCGACCAGGACAATTTCGCCCAGCCTACCGGCGGCAAGACGCCGACCGGCGATATCGCCTATCAGGGATTGATGGGGGTGCGCACCAAGGGCTATGAACTTGAGTTGTCCGGGCAACTGGCCGAGGGATGGCAGGTGCAGGGCGGCTTTGCGCACAAGATCGCCCGCCAGGCCGGCAGCAAGGTGTCCACGCTGGAGCCGGAGAACCAGTTCAGCCTGCACACCAGCTACCGCCTGCGCGGCGATTGGCAGGGCCTGACCGTCGGCGGCGGCGCGCGCTGGCAGGATTCCACGTTCGGCAACATCACCAACCCGGCCAATGGTGCGTCGGTGGTTCATCGCACCCAGCCGTACTGGCTGCTGGATGCCATGGCCCGCTACCAGTTCAACGATCGCCTGTCGGCCACGGTCAACGTCAACAATCTGCTGGACAAGCGCTATTACACGATCTTCAGCTGGTACAGCACCTACACCTGGGGCGAGCCGCGCAATGTGCGGTTGAGCTTGAATTACAGGTTCTGA
- a CDS encoding alpha/beta hydrolase — MSTTPTILLVHGFWGGAAHWAKVILELHRKGHDQVKAVELPLTSLVNDAERTRRMIRQIEGPVVLVGHSYGGAVITEAGNQPNVQGLVFIAAFAPDSGESPGGITQQHLPEAAPNLAPDSDGYLWLRADKFHESFCQDLSADEGWVMAVTQKAPLASTFGDAISDPAWKHKPSWYQLSSQDRMIAPQNQKAMAERMQPKRLLQLDASHASLASHPAEVAALILEAVAAVDG; from the coding sequence ATGAGCACCACACCGACCATCCTCCTCGTCCATGGATTCTGGGGCGGGGCCGCACACTGGGCCAAGGTGATCCTGGAACTGCACCGCAAGGGCCACGACCAGGTGAAGGCGGTCGAACTGCCGCTGACATCGCTGGTCAACGACGCCGAGCGGACGCGCCGGATGATCCGCCAGATCGAGGGTCCGGTTGTGCTGGTCGGGCATTCCTACGGGGGCGCGGTGATCACCGAAGCCGGCAACCAGCCCAACGTGCAGGGTCTGGTCTTCATCGCCGCGTTTGCGCCGGACAGTGGTGAGAGCCCTGGCGGCATCACCCAGCAGCATCTGCCCGAAGCGGCGCCGAATCTCGCCCCGGACAGCGATGGCTACCTGTGGCTGCGTGCCGACAAGTTCCATGAGAGCTTCTGCCAGGACCTCAGTGCCGACGAAGGTTGGGTGATGGCCGTCACCCAGAAGGCGCCGCTGGCCAGCACGTTCGGTGATGCGATCAGCGATCCGGCGTGGAAGCACAAGCCGAGCTGGTACCAGCTGTCCAGCCAGGACCGGATGATCGCGCCGCAGAACCAGAAGGCCATGGCCGAACGCATGCAGCCCAAGCGCCTGCTGCAGCTGGACGCGAGCCATGCCTCGCTGGCCTCGCATCCTGCCGAGGTGGCAGCACTGATCCTGGAGGCCGTGGCGGCCGTCGACGGCTGA
- a CDS encoding MFS transporter has translation MTPSSPRAQQHATRAAFFIPGFATAAWAPMVPYAKAKAGLSDASLGGLLLCLGLGSLLAMPLAGALTARLGSRRLMIATTALILLALPLLTLAPTPLALGATLFVFGAGVGAMDCTMNMQAVAVERDAGRPMMSGFHAFYSIGGFVGAGCMTGLLVLGTPLWLSSLIAVAAMLLVALLSAPHWRPQRILHDGPMLAVPHGVVLFISVLAFIVFLAEGSMLDWSAVFLAEVRQVPRDQAGAGFAVFTLAMTAMRLFGDGIVERLGRTRTIVMGGIIAAAGFTLATLVPSFAMALVGYVLVGLGCANIVPALFSMAGQQRAMPESIAITAVTTLGYAGILAGPAAIGALAHATSLGFAFLCVAAMLLGVAASARSLARRLP, from the coding sequence ATGACGCCCTCTTCTCCCCGCGCCCAGCAGCACGCGACCCGCGCAGCGTTCTTCATTCCCGGTTTTGCCACTGCTGCCTGGGCACCGATGGTGCCCTACGCCAAGGCCAAGGCCGGGCTCTCCGATGCCAGCCTCGGCGGGCTGCTGCTGTGCCTGGGGCTGGGCTCATTGCTGGCGATGCCGCTGGCCGGCGCATTGACCGCGCGGCTTGGTTCGCGCCGCTTGATGATCGCCACCACGGCCCTGATTCTGCTCGCGCTGCCGCTGCTGACGCTCGCCCCCACGCCGCTGGCGTTGGGTGCAACGCTTTTCGTTTTCGGCGCGGGCGTGGGCGCGATGGACTGCACGATGAACATGCAGGCGGTGGCCGTCGAGCGCGATGCGGGCCGCCCGATGATGTCCGGCTTCCACGCGTTCTACAGCATCGGTGGCTTCGTCGGCGCTGGCTGCATGACCGGCCTGCTGGTTCTTGGCACACCGTTGTGGCTGTCGTCATTGATCGCGGTAGCGGCAATGCTGCTGGTGGCCCTGCTGTCGGCACCGCACTGGCGCCCGCAACGCATTCTGCATGACGGCCCGATGCTGGCCGTGCCGCACGGCGTGGTGCTGTTCATCAGCGTGCTTGCCTTCATCGTGTTCCTGGCCGAGGGCTCGATGCTGGACTGGAGCGCGGTGTTCCTGGCCGAAGTGCGGCAGGTGCCGCGCGACCAGGCCGGTGCGGGCTTTGCCGTGTTCACGCTGGCGATGACCGCGATGCGCCTGTTCGGGGATGGCATCGTCGAGCGCCTTGGCCGCACCCGCACCATCGTCATGGGCGGCATCATCGCGGCGGCTGGATTCACGCTGGCCACGCTGGTGCCCTCCTTTGCGATGGCGCTGGTCGGCTACGTGCTGGTGGGCCTGGGCTGCGCCAACATCGTGCCTGCCCTGTTCTCGATGGCCGGCCAGCAGCGCGCGATGCCGGAGAGCATTGCGATCACCGCTGTCACCACACTGGGCTATGCCGGCATCCTTGCAGGCCCTGCAGCAATCGGCGCGCTTGCCCACGCCACCAGCCTGGGCTTTGCCTTCCTGTGCGTGGCAGCGATGCTGCTGGGCGTGGCGGCCTCGGCGCGCTCGCTGGCCCGCCGCCTACCCTGA